The genomic region GAGTCAGTTCACTTGTGGCTACAAGGACAAGTGTGCTCTCTACACGGTGGAGGCGTCTGCCTTGGTTGCTGCCTGAACTCAGCATCGATGTCCAGGATTTCCTATCCGCCCCTTTCGCTGACCTtgttgaggcaaatgatatggaaCAAGCCATGGCGTCTTTGACCAAAGCAACCAGGAGTTTGTTGGATAAACAACAGAGAGGATACCCTATCTCAAGTTTGTGCCTTAACCTCTATTTGATCAACACTTTCCTTTGCGAAGTTGGCCCACTGTTAGGTGATGCAATCGACAGTGATTTGTTGAAAGATTTGGATCTCGGCATTCTTGATGAGACACGGAGTCTCGACCGTAGTGACGAAGAGATGCAACAGAGAACTCAAGACATAGATGATTTTTTCACTGCCCACCCTAGTGTGCTCCACTGCCTCACAAGGCTCTTTCTAAAAAATGTAGGCTTTGACAAATTGGACATGCACCGTGTCCTGTTTGACTGCTGCAAGCAACTTAAGCATCTAACCCTTTATTATTGTGATACTGGTTCCTACTCTGTCTTTAAGATTGATGCACCAGGCTCAAAACTCTGTGTTCTTGAAATTGAGAAGTGTCGCTTTCTGAGAATCGACCTTGTCTGCCTCCCTAAATTGGAGAAGCTCTTTTGCGAGTCTTGGATATCTCGGCCTGCCCCGTTGACCTTTGGTTTTGTCCCAGCACTTGGGCAATTAATACTCTCATGTGGTTCAGTTTGTGAGGAACACATATTTAAATTAAGTGAGCTTCTACATGGAGTAACAAGCATACACACTCTCACATTGGATTTCCAAGGTGAAACCGTAAGTATTACTACTTTGTTTGATTTCGTCATGTCGTCACATATATGAAAGTTATATCATAGATGTGTTATGTATGATAGAGAACATACATAGCTGTAAATTCTTTGATGATCTCATCTATGTGCTTGCAAACTATCAATTcttgttttgtttgtttgtttataATTAATTAATGTTGTGGTCAGCTTTGGTTGGAACCTGAAATGGAGGAACTCCGCACCTCATTCAGCAAGCTAAGGAAGCTGTACGTACGTGGTATATTTGTTGAATTTGACATTTCATGGACAACGGCCTTTCTTGTAGCAGCACCATCTGTCGAAATGTTACATATTGAGGTGACGTCTTTGTCTGTGTTTCTTTTCTTGCTCACACTTGGAGCTTTAGTTTTTCACAAATTTTAGCGGAAAATTATTCAAAACTTGATTCCTATGATAGTTCTAATGAATTACTCGCACAAATACAGGTATGGGAGCATACATGCGATGTGGGTGAGGCCAGACCCGCTTCCTACCTTGACAGAAGGAGTCCAAAGTGGGAAATGCACTTGGATAGCAGCTCCGAGAACAAGCTTCTGAAAGAGCTAGAATTCGCTGGATTTAAATCGCAAGAACAACAATTTACATTTATAAGGTCC from Triticum aestivum cultivar Chinese Spring chromosome 4A, IWGSC CS RefSeq v2.1, whole genome shotgun sequence harbors:
- the LOC123082700 gene encoding uncharacterized protein, which codes for MVAAQEPREECPPDLRSGLFSADDSRTCSPKQLDDEDRLSALTDDILLTILGRVSSLVATRTSVLSTRWRRLPWLLPELSIDVQDFLSAPFADLVEANDMEQAMASLTKATRSLLDKQQRGYPISSLCLNLYLINTFLCEVGPLLGDAIDSDLLKDLDLGILDETRSLDRSDEEMQQRTQDIDDFFTAHPSVLHCLTRLFLKNVGFDKLDMHRVLFDCCKQLKHLTLYYCDTGSYSVFKIDAPGSKLCVLEIEKCRFLRIDLVCLPKLEKLFCESWISRPAPLTFGFVPALGQLILSCGSVCEEHIFKLSELLHGVTSIHTLTLDFQGETLWLEPEMEELRTSFSKLRKLYVRGIFVEFDISWTTAFLVAAPSVEMLHIEVWEHTCDVGEARPASYLDRRSPKWEMHLDSSSENKLLKELEFAGFKSQEQQFTFIRSMLERSRNLQKIVLRDEEQCGDCDTLEAPRPSRFPHKEEQEVVVKRIRDGMFSPEIIFHK